A DNA window from Vigna angularis cultivar LongXiaoDou No.4 chromosome 1, ASM1680809v1, whole genome shotgun sequence contains the following coding sequences:
- the LOC108319410 gene encoding glucan endo-1,3-beta-glucosidase, with translation MAKSTSSLVFLFIFPLLLSCNNLGRNVKFAYGLEAQKSWCVAKPSSSDSTLENNIQYACSILGDCKMIQPGGSCFDPNNLLNHASVVMNQYYAFSGGNGWNCYFAGSGLIAVSDPSYDNCKYA, from the exons ATGGCCAAATCAACTTCTtcacttgtttttcttttcatttttcctctGCTCCTCTCATGCAACAACTTGG GAAGGAATGTGAAGTTTGCTTATGGATTG GAAGCCCAGAAGAGTTGGTGTGTGGCAAAACCTTCATCGAGTGATTCAACACTGGAGAACAACATTCAGTATGCTTGCAGCATCTTGGGTGATTGCAAGATGATCCAGCCAGGTGGATCCTGCTTCGACCCCAACAATCTGTTGAACCATGCTTCTGTTGTCATGAATCAGTACTATGCATTCAGCGGTGGAAATGGTTGGAACTGTTACTTCGCAGGATCAGGTCTCATAGCTGTCAGTGACCCAA GTTACGATAACTGCAAGTATGCTTAG